A genomic segment from Paralichthys olivaceus isolate ysfri-2021 chromosome 22, ASM2471397v2, whole genome shotgun sequence encodes:
- the LOC138406657 gene encoding uncharacterized protein, with amino-acid sequence MTSPQFILYLTCFLFGKMGELFQMHHFILSHQHRGFRSVDVGDNLTFKYFYEKGDEMIYWFKQTPGQKPRIISVTYKLSKTFSSLNEFKNNPRFTLESTDVVSHLKISNVQLSDSATYYCFKSNSYEFEFMEGVTVSVKGSGLNIQALVHQSENIQPGGSVTLSCTVHTGTCDGEHSVYWFKISEEPQSGLIYTHGDRKDQCERKPDTQTHTCVYNLSMRLNRSHAGTYYCAVAACGHILFGNGTKLDVDDEVNWTVFFLSGALTFTISVLLAVLLYKINKRTCWRCSESCTQPSSPSTTNAEGNQDADGLHYAALNVKVASRSRRQRDNTRDECVYSGVKL; translated from the exons atgacatctccgcagttcattctctacctgacatgtttcctcttcgggaaaatgggtgagttgt ttcagatgcatcattttatcttgtctcatcaacacagaggatttagatcagttgatgttggagacaacttgactttcAAGTATTTCTATGAGAAGGGGGACGAGATGATTTATTGgttcaagcaaacaccaggacagaagcctCGAATTATCTCAGTGACTTACAAGTTATCAAAAACTTTTTCATCATTAAACGAATTCAAGAACAATCCACGCTTCACTCTGGAATCTACTGATGTTGTGAGTCACCTAAAAATCTCAAATGTGcaactttcagactcagctaCTTACTACTGTTTCAAGAGTAATTCATATGAGTTTGAGTTCATGGagggcgtcactgtcagtgtgaaaggttcagggttgaacatccaggctctggtgcatcagtctgagaacatccagccaggaggctctgtgactctcagctgtacagttcacactgggacctgtgatggagaacacagtgtttactggttcaagatctctgaagaacctcagtcaggactcatttacacccacggagacaggaaggatcagtgtgagaggaaacctgacacacagacacacacctgtgtctacaacttgtcaatgagactgaaccgttctcatgctgggacctactactgtgctgtcgctgcatgtggacacatactgtttggaaacgggacCAAGCTGGACGTTGATG ATGAGGTGAACTGGACGGTGTTTTTCCTGAGTGGAGCTTTGACATTCaccatcagtgttttgctgGCTGTGTTACTGTACAAGATAAACAAGAGAACATGCTGGAGATGTTCAG AGTCTTGTACACAACCATCATCTCCCTccacaacaaatgcagag GGCAACCAAGATGCAGATGGCCTCCATTACGCTGCgttaaatgtgaaagtggcCAGCAGATCAAGACGACAGAGGGACAACACAagggatgaatgtgtgtactcaggtgttaaactgtag